cAAGTTGGGCCAAAGGTAGCTTAGACAATCCACATAAGTGATGCTAAATATTCTACTCATCGATGAAATTATATAATATGTTACTATGTTGCATACAAATTATATGGCAAATATTTCTTAGTCCTTTTGGGTCTCACATCAATTGGCAAATCATTAAAAATTGCTCAAATTTTATGTCACCTCTGAACGTAAGTAGTTATGCTAAATATTCTACACATCAATGAAATTAGTATAATATGTTACTATGTTGCATACAAATTATACAGCAAATATTTCTTGGTCTTTTTCGGTCTCACATCTATTGGCAAATCATCAAAAATTGCTTAAATTTTATGTCACCTCTGAAGGTAAGCTCTTTGAGAAGAGGCATAGGAACCATTCTGTGGCTACAAGAGAAACATCAAACTCCATAGCTTCCAAATGGGCGGCTATCCTGAATGGTAAAAAAAAATGAACTGGTCATGGACATTAAAGTAATGAGCATAGAGTTGGAAGCATAGAAGCATGGAAGTTACCTGGGGCACTTTTTTGCAAGAAGATCTCTAAATACCCTTTGCTCCACATGGCATCCGGAAAGGTTATCAGTGTAGCAGTCATTCACTAATACATTTTCCAAGAGGACAGCAAGCAACCAAAAAGCATCTTCCTCTGTTTTCATTACTAGCAGCAGTAAGGCAGCTACATAATTTAGACCCtgcaatagcagttcaaattttCCAATGTATTAGAGGAACTGCAACACATTTATTTTAGTATCAAATGAAAAGGCAAACTCCATTTACCTGGCAATAACCAACATCTGAATCCCGGAAAGAATACACAACAAGGACCCGCCGAAGTGATGCCTGACCTTCGGGGCTGTCTAACCATGGATGAGAGGGAAAAGTTCTTGGAAGATCCTGCATGTATTCCATGGTATTGATTAAGTTAGTAAAATCGTGAATTAAAAAGCCATAGGAATCAAGATTATAAACACTGCTTGAGTTGGCATATACTGGCACATTCTTACCAGTTCAACCAACAACTAGTATCACACCATATAGCTTGTTTTTGggtcaatatttttttaaaataattttcttcagTGATAATTGGGCAGTTCAGATTGGTTTACAGACCATATGGTCTGGCAGAGTGTCAAGACCAGCACTAAACCAAAATGTTAAACCTTCATAAGATTTGCGTCCATGATAAATAATGACATATCCAACTCTAGTAGTACTTTCACGATTTCCAAAGAAACCTTTTTCCGTTGGAACACATGGATTATCACAACTGCTTCTATGCTTCAAATGAAATAAACAACCTGGATGCGTGGCTCTAGGAAGAAACTCATAAAATTCACTGGTTACAAACTCTCTTAAAGTAGAAGATATTAGTGTGACGATAACTAACATGGCTAAAAACCAGCAACCGGATGAAAAGATGATAGTATGATGTAGTTTCTTTGGAAGATTTACTAGTTATAATATGATGCTCTTAGAATTATGACCAACTGTCACATCTAGAAACTGTCCTATCAAATGCAGGAGTGTGCATTTCTCATTTCCAACTCATCACCTAGACACGTTTTGCTTCTATAAAATTCCTCAgttgtttttaattatttttcattcaTTACATTTGATGTCTTACAAAATACCTTTCATGGAGTTGAACCTATTAATTATGCAGACACTGCATTAATCACTAGGATATCTCAACACTTCTAACTCATGATTATTACGGATACAGATGGACACAAACAATTGCACATATGCACTGACAAAGcctttctccccccccccccccccgcgccCCCAAAATTGCTACAATAATGGAGTGGTGCAATATTGTTAGCATGAACAACATCCACATCCACGATGAACAACCTTGATATATTGCCAATAAAACCTGAAATCTTCCATCACTGCTATTTGGATTCCAAGGCATCACCATTGTTAAACTTTTCATGTGTATTTAAGCTACGTGTTAGTGAGGAATGCTTAActcatttgtttttgttttgcagTTCATGTGAAATATGAACTCTCCGATAAGCACATGATAACAGAGTTGACATGAGATCTTACATCCTTTTGAAGGAGGAAAGATACGATTTTGTGATATGGAGTACTCCTAGGCATCATATCCAAAAAAACCATACAACATTCTAAACCAATTTTTAAGATAATATATCATGCCCATAGcaaatcatactaactcaattttatattttggtataccATGAGAATCAAGAACTCACATGATCGATTTGTCGTGTGGCAGCTGTGATTTTCCCTTCTGTAGCTCTGATCAGATCATCATAATAGCTCTCAGGCACCGTGGATCGCTTCTTTGCCGCACCAGATACGGAAAGCCACACCTTTGGCCTCAGCACCGGGGGTATCCCCTTCCTGATGAGCCTCTTCAACGTGATTGTGTTGGCAAGTTTCGACAGCTTTAGCGAGGCGACGCTGATGCCCTCACCATTCCATGAGATTTGCGGCTGCAGGTACCAATTTGCACCTTTGCTCGCCTCGAGGTCCCACCAAACCTTGCCCTGCTCCCTTACCCTCTCCCTCACCTCGTTCAGAACATTGACATCGTCGATGTTCCCCTCGACGGTGAACCCGTACATATCTTCGAATTTGACAGGGAAGTTGCTTGACTTCTTGGGAATGGAAGAGGTGATGGTGGTGGCCCTGGATCCAGGGGTGGCTGAGGTTATCCAATAGGGTCTTCTTGTCGGGACAAACCCATCGGACACTTCTCTCTGAGCTTGGGCTCCAAACATCCTGTCTTCGCTGTCTTCTAAAAGTTGGTAGTGGATTCCTTTGGGAAAAGAACAATAAAATCACTTGCATCAAACAGGAAATGAATTTGCATGAAGCAACAACACAACAGAGACGCAAATAATCGCATTACCTGAAGACAAGAAGGATCTCATCATCTATGAATCGAACCGTGGCTCTTTATGAAAGAGAGTGAAGAAAAGTTGGAACTTTTCACAATGGAGGTCTTAAGGTGAGAAATGATATAGGAGTTCACAGCTCGCAGTTTGATGTGAAAATCTTGACactaaagagaagaagaagaaaaagaagggatGCGAGCTATCGCAAGCGGGTCAGATTGAAAGGGCAAACAAGAAAAGCTCGGGATGTCTTCCGACTATAAACTTGTGCAAACCTCGCCTCCACGAAGATTGGAATGGCATGACAACGATAAAAGAACAAGCTccactttcctttttctttttgttgggaGGGATTACCTTAcacgagagagagggagagagacagagaaatcccattgacgaggccataggaAGCAAAAATTTCCATCTTCTTGCCAGTTGTGAAATCGAAGGAGCTTCCGTTTGGTGGTGGATCTGACGACGGATAGGCGGAAGGGAACAGGAGAAATTATGGGGGAGAGGGGATTCAACAGGGTGGTGATGGAGACCGGGATGCCACGACGGCGTCGTATGATGACAAGGGTGGCCTACGAGTGCTCCGAACAATGGCATGGATATCACCATAATCTGAACGATGGAGATGACCACATGCCATGGTGGTGGGGTAGCTGGACATGTAATGGATGTCCAAATTTGGACTTTTTCCCGGTAATCGTCATGTGAATCGGGGCGTGAAAATACCGGACTGCCCCTAGTTAATTACCAAAGACCCAAATCTTCTAAATTTAGGCAATGTCGGGTCAACGAATAGACGCCACTAGAATCTATGTACCAAATTTAACTTTTAACCCGTCATCTGTTTTTGGGAGCCAGCAACTCGATTAAATTCCGTGTTCGAGCATCGTCGTATCAGCAAGCGGTTGGGAGTTTGGATGATTGGAGAGGTTGACCGGGTCTCGTATGCGTTGCATGTAGGAGAGGCAACCGCGAGACGAGTCGCTGAATCAGGAGATAGAGATACAGAAAGCAAGAGGCCGGATGTCAACCGTCGTAGCAGTTTGGGCAAACGGGGTGGTCGTGGAGGCATGTTGTTGTCAACCTCGAACAAACGACAAGTTGCTTGCGTGATTTAGAGAAGCACAAGGGTAAGTGCAGGAGGTAGGTAGGAGACGAATGAATAATATGTGATAATGTAACGTAAAAGAAGACCCAAAGGCCGAGTCAGACATGAGACTCAGCCAAGCGACGGACCCTCGTGCTCGCGCCCTTCTTCTTGGACGGTGAAATATTGCCCAAAAAAAATCTCCAGCTGCTTTCACGCAAATGCATCCAAAACGACGAGTGATGATGGCTTCTCTGTACTTTCCTTGCCTCCGAAGCGATGCACCGGACAAAACCGAAGGAGTGTTCATGACTCATAAGAACACCACATGTACTGCCGCTTTCACCGCAGCAGCTGTGAAAGCCAAAGGAATGACTGGCGCATGTGATTGGATGAGCCCTCGAGACACTGCAATCTTGTCGAATGAGAGACACCAGGGCAGTGGAAACCGGAAAGCAACTGTGATCGAATCGAGAAAATTTATAGTCCTCTTGCCGCCTCTTTAACCTCAACGCGCATGATCACCCAAAGCCGGCTATCCAATCCTCTTGTTGTCTTTTTAGCCTCGACATGATCACCCAAAGCCTGTGCAAGCTTGAAGCTCCGGACAACCTTCCCACGAACAAACAAGCAGCAGGAGCGGTGCTGTCACATATGTCGTCCTATCGGGTCGAACCAGTCTTATCAGGTCGGGGTTCAACTTGGGGTGCGGCTGGCAGACccgcttctatatatatatatatatatatatatatatagagagagagagagagagagagagagaggggattcGCGTGCCGGAAAGTGAGAGTACTTTGGAAGGCCGGGCGCCGAGGgctcgaagagagagagagagagagagagagagagagtagatcgGGTGGGGCGGCTGAGGCCGGCGGCGATGTCAGATTTGGACCGGCAGATCGAGCAGCTGAAGCGGTGCGAGCCGCTGAAGGAGTCGGAGGTCAAGGCACTGTGCCTTAAGGCCATCGAAATCCTCGTCGAGGAGAGCAACGTCCAAAGGGTGGACGCCCCCGTCACCGTAAGATAACAGCTCTTTTTCCTCtgatgattccacttcttttgcttTGGGCAATCCCATCTGCTTGATCTATTCCCCCCTTTAACCTCGTTCTCGACGTCTCTTCTCTTTGCTGAACTTTCGCCCTTTCCTGAGGTAGGTCTCCATTTCCAGATGCTTACATTAGAGTGGGGATAATCTGTACCTTTGTCGAACGAGGGTGATTTCTTTGTAAATATTGCCCCTTCAGTGAAAATATAATCTTTAGGGTTTCTTCAGCTTCGTGCTAGTGGAGTTTTGGTAAAAATAGGTCTTTTTGATAGAATGTAAAGCTCTAATAGAGTGTTGTATTCAATTGTATCTTGTTGTTGCCTTTGCTATTTTAGAATCGTGAAATTTCTTCATGAAATAGCGTGTTGGTAAATGCTGATTGCAAGCCGTGACCTGTTCTACTGGCCTTTTAATCAAGCACCTGACATTCTTCTTGAGCTATTAGCAGTAATACATGTATGTTCACTTGTATAGTGGCCTCAAAGCAGCTCCTGTCAGATTTGCTAGACCTTTGAATTTAACATGCATATGTTTCGGACTGGAAAAGATGTCTTCTTCCCGCCAACTAGAAATGGTTTTCAGGAGATTAATTATTTGAAGTCCAAATCTTCTGAAATACACAGGCATTGAATTGCACAAAATTAAGGGAAGGATGATATTTTCTTGCAAATGACGTAGAAATTGCTCTCTTGAGTTGTGAACTAGCAATGGTTagtattacttgctaaattttatgTTGATGTGAATGCCAGAAGATAATGATAAAGTCAGTAGAACTAAAGATCGAAAAAAAAATTTGCCTTACAATGATGATTAAGTTGAACTAACAGTAAAAGATCGTGTAAATGCATATATATGAGACATGTCAGATGCAATATATCATGTACTTAGTTGGAATTACCTAAACCACGAAGGATCCAAGTGATAGCTCACTTGCTGCTTTCAAAGGATCAACCAAATTGGAACCTCATTCCGTCCAGAAAGGACCTACACAGAAATAATATGTGTCAGTCGAAGAAGCGTATGATAGGTAAAATGTTGTTGCCGCTCTGGAAAGAGACCAAACAAGGAAAGGTACAAGCTTAGAACTTTGTTAGCACAGAAGGGTCCTAATCTTTTTTAAGTTACCTTTATTGTGCTTTTAATTAAGGTGTGCTATATTTACTTGTGGCCTCTCTATCTATTCTGTTCTTCATACATACAAATTTGTGGTGAGAATCTATCCAAATAACTATAAATAATTTAACTAAATATATTACTTTTATAAAACTTAATGATGATAAAAGATCAATGTGGCTGACCTTAAAGCATTATGACTTATTGTTGTTGTCAATTTGCGCAAATATCATTGCACTTTCTAGCGACAAAGTTGAGGGTCAAATTTAATGCAGAAGTTATTTGGTTGTCAAGAAATTTAGCATTTTGGTTTTCCTTTCCAACATCTAATATTTCATAGTGGTAACACTGTCATAAGTTTTCTAAGTATTTGAGAAAAAATAAATACCTTTAGTATGTTCAAGAGATACTTATTAGATAAATCTTTgggaaaccttttttttttttctacttgaaGTTGATCTAATATGGACTGTGTATATTTCATTGTTAGATATGTTAATTTGTGACATTTGTATTGAGCATCAGCTGAAAAAGAAAAAGGCTCAGTGGGATGTGACTGAGGAAATGCACTGGAGGTACTGTGTTACTGATATTAATGCTTTGATGATGAATTGGTGAAGTGTACTGATTGACTAATTTCATTTAAGTATCATGATAAGTAACTAAATGCTCTAAATTCTAATGCCAAATACATGTCAATCTTTGCATATATGATACCACATACATATCTTTTTTCTTCATATATTTGTCATATCGTTTATCGTTATATTAGACATGATGTTCTAATGTATTTGTATAATCTCAATCTTGTATTTTGTATGTCTAGGTTGGTTCATGCAAGCAGCTTTTGCATAAATTTTCCTATTTAGTGCATGGAAGTTTCTTAATGCTCTCTGACTTGTTTGTTCTCAGATATGTGGTGACATTCACGGGCAGTTCTATGACATGAAAGAATTATTTAAGGTTGGCGGTGAATGTCCAAAGACCAATTACTTGTTTTTAGGTGATTTTGTTGATCGTGGGTTTTATTCAGTTGAAACCTTCCTGCTGCTGCTTGCGTTGAAGGTAGCTACTCTTTTCATTGGATGACAGATTTCATAAATATAATTTGCTAACTGGTTATATGACCTGTTCATATGTCTTGTTTTCTGCATGGTCCGGATTCAGTACCTCTCTGTCTTGTGTATGCACCCTTTATGAGTTGGTGGTACCCAGTGTCTGTAAATCTTCCAAGAACTGGTGTTTTCAGCACTTAAAGTTCAATGCATCCAAACAAGGGTCTTAAAGCTGAAGATGGTGTAAGTAGGTACCATGGAGGATTATAAGATGATGAGATACATTGTACGGTTGGACATTTTACCCTTTTTTCTTTGGAAAGTATCTTCTATTTGGAAGATTTGCTGAATGAATATGATCATGTGAAAGATGTTTCTTTTGAATCTGGgtataagttctttggataacTTCGGTCAGATGAGTAAGGAGGAAGTTTGGATGGATTCAAATATTCTTAGCATAAGAAATCTTGATGGTTCTATGCAAACAAAACACAAAGCGTTTTCCTTGCAAAAACTTCTGTGTTTTTTGGAACTTACATGATGCATTCCCCTAGATGTGGCATTTAATTTGATGAAATCCGAGTCTGTTT
The DNA window shown above is from Musa acuminata AAA Group cultivar baxijiao chromosome BXJ2-4, Cavendish_Baxijiao_AAA, whole genome shotgun sequence and carries:
- the LOC135609153 gene encoding uncharacterized protein LOC135609153; the protein is MMRSFLSSGIHYQLLEDSEDRMFGAQAQREVSDGFVPTRRPYWITSATPGSRATTITSSIPKKSSNFPVKFEDMYGFTVEGNIDDVNVLNEVRERVREQGKVWWDLEASKGANWYLQPQISWNGEGISVASLKLSKLANTITLKRLIRKGIPPVLRPKVWLSVSGAAKKRSTVPESYYDDLIRATEGKITAATRQIDHDLPRTFPSHPWLDSPEGQASLRRVLVVYSFRDSDVGYCQGLNYVAALLLLVMKTEEDAFWLLAVLLENVLVNDCYTDNLSGCHVEQRVFRDLLAKKCPRIAAHLEAMEFDVSLVATEWFLCLFSKSLPSETTLRVWDVLFNEGAKVLFHVALAFFKMKEEELLQALQIGEVIDILQTTTHHLYNPDELLRVAFEKIGSMTSNTITRERKKQEPAVMAELDQRLRRLNMLKTNE